The Primulina tabacum isolate GXHZ01 chromosome 16, ASM2559414v2, whole genome shotgun sequence genome window below encodes:
- the LOC142529246 gene encoding outer envelope pore protein 16-3, chloroplastic/mitochondrial-like has product MDPRKHRRTEDEGTIITKSMEGATHFLVPGILWGLLDAEQMNSPGLIRTLKITGRRGLLCAATGGLYVGAWQLLEKYRMKRDIINDAGGAFVVGAAFNGLMNRSISMGITGGMTFAMTAVFMDMLISPRKS; this is encoded by the exons ATGGATCCTAGGAAACACAGGCGAACTGAAGACGAAGGGACTATTATAACGAAATCGATGGAGGGGGCAACCCACTTTCTAGTTCCTGGAATTTTATGGGGTCTCTTGGATGCTGAACAGATGAATTCTCCTGGTCTGATTCGCACATTGAAGATAACTGGAAGAAGAGGGTTGTTGTGTGCTGCGACGGGTGGACTCTATGTTGGGGCGTGGCAGTTACTCGAGAAATACAGGATGAAAAGAGACATTATTAATGACGCCGGAGGTGCATTTGTGGTTGGTGCTGCTTTTAACGGTTTGATga ACAGGAGCATTTCAATGGGAATAACTGGAGGGATGACATTTGCTATGACTGCTGTTTTCATGGATATGCTGATATCTCCAAGAAAGTCATGA